One window of Paludibacter propionicigenes WB4 genomic DNA carries:
- a CDS encoding glycosyltransferase — MQKLLQINSDANSCSTGRIAEQIGQFAISNGWESYIAYGRDKNSSKSHLIRIGNAWDLIFHGVQTRLFDRHGIGSKRATKNLIKQIKKIEPTIIHLHNLHGYYLNIEILFNYLSCAGIPVVWTLHDCWSFTGHCTYFDSIACSKWRTQCYKCPQINEYPASFFVDRSEKNFQLKKKLFNSIPTLKLVSVSNWLEHVLKKSFMSDIPSVIIHNGIDTSLFKPIEERTIKDRYELNNSFILLGVASIWSARKGLNEFIELSKNVDCNTKIILIGLNKKQIKALPTNIIGLQRTESISELAEFYSVADLVLNLSSEESFGLTTVEGFACGTPGIVYNCTASPELITPETGLIVEKGNLVQLVAAIEQIKIKGKAFYSENCLERAQKFYNNQKQFNEYILLYEKLLCKQI; from the coding sequence CAATTTGCAATCAGTAATGGTTGGGAAAGTTATATCGCATACGGTAGAGATAAAAACTCGAGTAAATCTCATTTAATTAGAATTGGTAATGCTTGGGACTTGATATTTCACGGTGTTCAAACAAGATTGTTTGATCGACATGGAATTGGGTCAAAAAGAGCAACTAAAAATTTGATAAAACAAATAAAAAAGATAGAACCAACCATTATTCATTTGCACAATTTACATGGTTATTACTTGAATATTGAGATTCTTTTTAATTATTTATCTTGTGCAGGGATTCCAGTAGTGTGGACACTTCATGATTGTTGGAGTTTTACTGGACATTGTACGTATTTTGATTCTATTGCGTGCTCCAAATGGAGAACACAATGTTATAAGTGTCCGCAAATAAACGAATATCCGGCCAGTTTTTTTGTCGATCGTTCTGAGAAAAATTTCCAGCTAAAAAAAAAGCTTTTCAACTCTATCCCAACTTTGAAGTTGGTATCAGTTTCAAATTGGCTAGAACATGTCTTAAAAAAGTCATTTATGTCAGATATTCCATCAGTAATTATACATAATGGAATTGACACTTCGTTATTTAAACCCATTGAAGAAAGGACAATCAAAGATAGATATGAATTAAATAATAGTTTCATTTTATTAGGTGTTGCTAGTATATGGAGTGCAAGAAAAGGACTTAATGAGTTTATTGAGTTAAGCAAAAATGTTGATTGTAACACAAAAATTATACTTATAGGATTGAACAAAAAACAAATCAAAGCTCTTCCGACAAATATTATTGGTTTACAAAGGACAGAGAGTATTAGTGAATTAGCTGAATTTTATTCAGTAGCAGATTTAGTTTTGAATTTGTCTTCTGAAGAATCTTTTGGTTTAACTACTGTAGAAGGTTTTGCCTGTGGAACTCCCGGTATTGTATATAATTGTACTGCAAGTCCAGAGTTGATTACTCCTGAAACGGGTTTAATCGTTGAAAAAGGAAATTTAGTACAATTAGTTGCTGCTATTGAACAAATAAAAATAAAAGGAAAAGCTTTTTATTCAGAAAACTGCTTAGAACGTGCTCAGAAGTTTTATAATAACCAAAAACAGTTTAATGAATACATTTTATTATATGAAAAATTATTATGCAAACAGATATAA